From one Syngnathoides biaculeatus isolate LvHL_M chromosome 12, ASM1980259v1, whole genome shotgun sequence genomic stretch:
- the pprc1 gene encoding peroxisome proliferator-activated receptor gamma coactivator-related protein 1 isoform X1, producing the protein MAVRWGAAEETLTACHMDFFHLNTLGEGAELCPGETLESLQSYVDPSILSIFDDTPSMETKGQDQNIEATLLTALADIIDNMDDENPSPFDMLPELDLLSGQGREQSPLKRLACLSRSPPRRDSCLRPLLTGKNLPMRKRSDGDEQDADSLTLSPLSPTFLSDCTLPNWECLAIPVPVTVQQESADGLSVDLDDLVKHRHPYCVTISMEDDKGMQMLPEGGILLEVVDQGENGEPILAIQDLPVPLSTEGFTENEPRAGDEDEVASESSEHVVVDDDDDDGAFSQVPVKIPGLCFDRKDNIMINKQKEATLARSPTRRKRKKKCKKHCPPVEGRVLRSATISKKQELHIELKNRQLKKEKKNKMPKDPSGPEDRFLKLKVITSRQSESQAEITSLVPESSVKAVTFVPPQATGLLKPAVHESPGPVISSQQPDKMSKEVSQTSDEICSQPSLVSSSNLAAANTTLTVDEPLPPVAPAAPEPKPKSLSLAEYRRLRLQKKPVPVQKQGDNSTKWPSLPELPKELPPIPCLPHPTPRDTRWPTFQAGKQVVEIKPAWQPRGPCAPPTPEALLVPPAYMVSSTNKTANAVPTQSKEVLNPKPNVPQKPSAGTPDSVNTHVSKCQPVHQPTDKCTKLSEDDTEVTMRPPQFVKTTAQTIQCNSAAAAVPIPSPVEKTPVSQNVPKVIPHSTPSSNNHSTPAKAPTMNPKPSSAPSVLPLTSSSLKSEPVVVKPKPQVTSTGAPKAKSPTQELIESFTAEMGIEAADLTSLLEQFEETQAKEQQSGLEVCGRAAAVGNSSAKFAHERTVVERVRANDLSSPAALTPPATPPHQMWKPLAPVAVLGKAKSSESSKMNPSKAIQIEARPLTSARFHTKPTEAGPSVPYEVVCMDHDYCVPNKHASTGEAGKRWNVKQKITIKAIKHPIATTTVPPCVQELTCQSNPNTQAVLAPPAVLNDDIDRIEKSSVLETPEASPARQESESTESGLKKRPFERSYRWHATSRSPSPKQRGRKQRSQGSPSTSSSFESDSHSSRSRSGSRLPSKKRFRHRRSRSRYSSSSRSSSRSSLSRSPPRRRKYSYSSSHSGSWSRSRSRSQSPQRRASWRKTRNLYSPSYRSTNGYAAEDMKSRKDKAIEERRVVYIGRIRGTMTQRELRDRFSYFGEVEDCTLHFREHGDNYGFVTYYDTKDAFTAIENGSKLRKPDELPFDLCFGGRRQFCKTTYADLDSNREYDPPAAKGKMKTLDFDTLLKQAQRSLKR; encoded by the exons ATGGCGGTGCGGTGGGGTGCTGCCGAAGAGACTTTAACGGCGTGCCATATggattttttccatttgaataCACTCGGCGAG GGTGCTGAATTGTGCCCCGGAGAAACACTGGAGTCTCTTCAAAGCTACGTGGACCCCTCAATCCTTTCCATCTTTGATGACACCCCATCAATGGAG ACAAAAGGACAAGACCAGAACATTGAAGCCACGCTGTTAACCGCTCTGGCGGACATCATCGACAATATGGATGATGAGAACCCGTCCCCGTTTGACATGCTGCCTGAGTTAGACCTGCTGTCGGGTCAGGGCAGAGAACAGTCGCCG CTCAAAAGATTGGCCTGTCTGTCACGGTCCCCTCCACGGAGAGACTCATGTTTAAGACCACTATTGACTGGAAAG AACCTCCCCATGAGGAAGAGAAGTGACGGAGATGAACAGGATGCCGACTCTCTCACGCTGAGTCCACTGAGTCCCACTTTCCTTTCTGACTGCACTTTGCCAAATTGGGAGTGTCTGGCCATCCCGGTTCCAGTCACCGTTCAGCAGGAAAGTGCTGACGGTCTATCAGTCGACCTGGACGACTTAGTGAAACACAGGCATCCATACTGCGTGACAATTAGCATGGAGGATGACAAGGGCATGCAGATGTTGCCTGAAGGAGGAATCTTACTTGAAGTGGTGGATCAGGGTGAAAATGGAGAGCCAATCCTGGCCATCCAAGACCTCCCAGTTCCTCTGTCAACTGAAGGGTTTACAGAAAATGAGCCAAGGGCAGGTGATGAGGACGAAGTAGCTTCTGAGAGCTCAGAGCATGTTGTTgttgacgatgatgatgatgatggagcaTTCTCTCAAGTTCCGGTGAAAATTCCAGGCTTATGTTTCGATAGGAAAGATAACATCATGATTAACAAGCAGAAGGAAGCTACCTTAGCAAGAAGCCCCACTCGTcggaaaaggaaaaagaaatgcaaGAAACATTGCCCACCTGTTGAGGGTCGGGTCCTCAGGAGTGCGACGATAAGTAAAAAACAAGAATTACACATAGAGTTGAAAAATAGGCAACtcaagaaagagaagaaaaataaaatgccaaaGGATCCATCTGGTCCTGAAGATCGCTTTCTAAAACTTAAGGTGATAACTTCACGCCAAAGTGAATCCCAAGCAGAAATCACCTCTTTGGTTCCTGAGTCTAGTGTGAAAGCTGTTACGTTTGTGCCACCACAGGCCACAGGACTGTTAAAACCTGCTGTTCATGAAAGTCCAGGCCCAGTAATCTCCTCCCAGCAGCCAGATAAAATGTCCAAAGAGGTGTCACAAACTTCTGATGAGATCTGCAGCCAACCATCTTTAGTGTCTTCCAGCAACCTAGCAGCTGCTAACACCACATTGACTGTGGACGAACCCCTCCCGCCTGTGGCTCCTGCAGCTCCAGAGCCAAAGCCCAAGTCCCTCAGTCTGGCCGAGTATAGACGGCTTCGGCTGCAGAAGAAGCCTGTTCCAGTTCAAAAACAAGGGGACAACAGCACCAAGTGGCCAAGCCTTCCGGAGCTCCCCAAAGAATTGCCCCCTATCCCCTGTTTGCCTCATCCCACTCCCAGGGATACTCGGTGGCCCACCTTCCAGGCTGGAAAGCAGGTGGTCGAGATCAAACCTGCCTGGCAACCCCGGGGACCCTGTGCCCCGCCCACGCCTGAGGCACTCTTGGTGCCACCTGCCTATATGGTCTCCTCAACCAACAAGACTGCTAATGCTGTTCCTACACAATCAAAAGAGGTATTGAATCCAAAGCCAAATGTGCCCCAAAAACCTTCAGCTGGTACTCCTGATTCTGTCAACACTCATGTCTCTAAATGCCAGCCAGTGCACCAACCAACAGACAAGTGTACTAAACTGTCAGAAGATGACACTGAAGTCACTATGAGGCCTCCACAGTTTGTCAAAACCACTGCACAGACAATTCAGTGCaactctgctgctgctgctgttccCATTCCCAGTCCAGTGGAGAAGACCCCAGTTTCCCAGAATGTGCCCAAGGTCATTCCTCACTCCACTCCTTCCTCAAATAATCACAGTACACCTGCAAAGGCCCCAACAATGAATCCCAAACCCTCTTCCGCTCCATCCGTTCTCCCCTTGACATCCTCAAGTCTTAAATCAGAACCTGTTGTGGTAAAACCAAAACCACAAGTCACCTCAACGGGAGCTCCAAAGGCAAAGAGTCCCACACAGGAGCTCATTGAGTCCTTCACTGCTGAGATGG GTATTGAGGCAGCTGATCTGACCAGCCTGTTGGAGCAGTTTGAGGAAACGCAAG CCAAAGAGCAACAAAGTGGACTGGAGGTCTGTGGTAGAGCAGCAGCTGTAGGAAACTCTAG CGCCAAATTTGCACATGAAAGAACTGTGGTGGAGCGTGTCAGAGCCAATGATCTCTCAAGCCCTGCAG CTTTGACTCCTCCAGCCACTCCTCCACACCAGATGTGGAAACCTCTGGCCCCCGTTGCCGTTCTTGGAAAGGCTAAGTCCTCGGAGTCCTCCAAAATGAACCCATCTAAGGCTATTCAGATAGAGGCCCGTCCGCTGACCTCAGCCAGATTCCACACTAAACCCACTGAAGCTGGCCCCTCTGTGCCGTACGAGGTGGTCTGCATGGATCATGATTACTGCGTCCCCAATAAACATGCTTCGACTGGAGAAGCAGGCAAACGCTGGAATGTCAAACAGAAGATCACAATTAAAGCCATCAAGCACCCTATTGCAACCACTACAGTGCCCCCGTGTGTGCAGGAGCTCACCTGCCAGTCAAACCCAAACACGCAAGCAGTTTTGGCACCTCCAGCAGTTTTGAATGATGACATTGATAGGATAGAGAAATCCTCCGTTCTGGAGACCCCAGAAGCTTCTCCAGCACGGCAGGAGAGCGAATCAACCGAAAGCGGTCTTAAGAAGAGGCCTTTTGAGAGGTCTTATCGCTGGCACGCAACCTCTCGCAGTCCGAGCCCCAAACAGAGGGGACGGAAACAAAGATCCCAAGGTTCCCCCTCAACGTCCAGCAGCTTTGAGTCTGATTCCCACTCATCTCGATCTCGGTCGGGATCCCGCTTGCCATCCAAGAAAAG GTTCCGTCATCGCCGCTCTCGCAGCAGATACAGCTCTTCATCTCGCTCCTCTTCAAGATCCTCTCTATCCCGCTCTCCTCCCAGGAGGAGAAAATACTCGTATTCCTCCTCTCACTCTGGTTCGTGGAGTCGTTCTCGATCAAGGTCTCAATCTCCCCAAAGACGAGCGTCATGGCGGAAAACCAGAAATCTTTACAG tCCTTCATACCGGAGTACAAATGGGTATGCTGCTGAGGATATGAAGTCTCGCAAAGACAAAGCTATA GAGGAGAGACGGGTTGTTTACATTGGTCGAATTCGAGGCACAATGACACAAAGGGAGCTCAGAGATCGTTTCTCCTACTTTGGCGAAGTGGAGGATTGTACTCTGCACTTTAGGGAACACGG GGACAACTATGGGTTTGTGACTTACTACGACACCAAAGATGCTTTCACGGCCATTGAAAACGGGAGCAAGTTGCGCAAGCCTGATGAGCTGCCATTTGATCTGTGCTTTGGTGGAAGGCGGCAGTTCTGCAAAACCACTTACGCTGACCTAG ATTCTAACAGAGAGTATGACCCACCAGCTGCAAAAGGCAAGATGAAGACTCTAGACTTCGACACTTTACTGAAGCAGGCTCAGCGAAGTCTGAAGAGGTAA
- the pprc1 gene encoding peroxisome proliferator-activated receptor gamma coactivator-related protein 1 isoform X2 codes for MAVRWGAAEETLTACHMDFFHLNTLGEGAELCPGETLESLQSYVDPSILSIFDDTPSMETKGQDQNIEATLLTALADIIDNMDDENPSPFDMLPELDLLSGQGREQSPLKRLACLSRSPPRRDSCLRPLLTGKNLPMRKRSDGDEQDADSLTLSPLSPTFLSDCTLPNWECLAIPVPVTVQQESADGLSVDLDDLVKHRHPYCVTISMEDDKGMQMLPEGGILLEVVDQGENGEPILAIQDLPVPLSTEGFTENEPRAGDEDEVASESSEHVVVDDDDDDGAFSQVPVKIPGLCFDRKDNIMINKQKEATLARSPTRRKRKKKCKKHCPPVEGRVLRSATISKKQELHIELKNRQLKKEKKNKMPKDPSGPEDRFLKLKVITSRQSESQAEITSLVPESSVKAVTFVPPQATGLLKPAVHESPGPVISSQQPDKMSKEVSQTSDEICSQPSLVSSSNLAAANTTLTVDEPLPPVAPAAPEPKPKSLSLAEYRRLRLQKKPVPVQKQGDNSTKWPSLPELPKELPPIPCLPHPTPRDTRWPTFQAGKQVVEIKPAWQPRGPCAPPTPEALLVPPAYMVSSTNKTANAVPTQSKEVLNPKPNVPQKPSAGTPDSVNTHVSKCQPVHQPTDKCTKLSEDDTEVTMRPPQFVKTTAQTIQCNSAAAAVPIPSPVEKTPVSQNVPKVIPHSTPSSNNHSTPAKAPTMNPKPSSAPSVLPLTSSSLKSEPVVVKPKPQVTSTGAPKAKSPTQELIESFTAEMGIEAADLTSLLEQFEETQAKEQQSGLEVCGRAAAVGNSSAKFAHERTVVERVRANDLSSPAATPPHQMWKPLAPVAVLGKAKSSESSKMNPSKAIQIEARPLTSARFHTKPTEAGPSVPYEVVCMDHDYCVPNKHASTGEAGKRWNVKQKITIKAIKHPIATTTVPPCVQELTCQSNPNTQAVLAPPAVLNDDIDRIEKSSVLETPEASPARQESESTESGLKKRPFERSYRWHATSRSPSPKQRGRKQRSQGSPSTSSSFESDSHSSRSRSGSRLPSKKRFRHRRSRSRYSSSSRSSSRSSLSRSPPRRRKYSYSSSHSGSWSRSRSRSQSPQRRASWRKTRNLYSPSYRSTNGYAAEDMKSRKDKAIEERRVVYIGRIRGTMTQRELRDRFSYFGEVEDCTLHFREHGDNYGFVTYYDTKDAFTAIENGSKLRKPDELPFDLCFGGRRQFCKTTYADLDSNREYDPPAAKGKMKTLDFDTLLKQAQRSLKR; via the exons ATGGCGGTGCGGTGGGGTGCTGCCGAAGAGACTTTAACGGCGTGCCATATggattttttccatttgaataCACTCGGCGAG GGTGCTGAATTGTGCCCCGGAGAAACACTGGAGTCTCTTCAAAGCTACGTGGACCCCTCAATCCTTTCCATCTTTGATGACACCCCATCAATGGAG ACAAAAGGACAAGACCAGAACATTGAAGCCACGCTGTTAACCGCTCTGGCGGACATCATCGACAATATGGATGATGAGAACCCGTCCCCGTTTGACATGCTGCCTGAGTTAGACCTGCTGTCGGGTCAGGGCAGAGAACAGTCGCCG CTCAAAAGATTGGCCTGTCTGTCACGGTCCCCTCCACGGAGAGACTCATGTTTAAGACCACTATTGACTGGAAAG AACCTCCCCATGAGGAAGAGAAGTGACGGAGATGAACAGGATGCCGACTCTCTCACGCTGAGTCCACTGAGTCCCACTTTCCTTTCTGACTGCACTTTGCCAAATTGGGAGTGTCTGGCCATCCCGGTTCCAGTCACCGTTCAGCAGGAAAGTGCTGACGGTCTATCAGTCGACCTGGACGACTTAGTGAAACACAGGCATCCATACTGCGTGACAATTAGCATGGAGGATGACAAGGGCATGCAGATGTTGCCTGAAGGAGGAATCTTACTTGAAGTGGTGGATCAGGGTGAAAATGGAGAGCCAATCCTGGCCATCCAAGACCTCCCAGTTCCTCTGTCAACTGAAGGGTTTACAGAAAATGAGCCAAGGGCAGGTGATGAGGACGAAGTAGCTTCTGAGAGCTCAGAGCATGTTGTTgttgacgatgatgatgatgatggagcaTTCTCTCAAGTTCCGGTGAAAATTCCAGGCTTATGTTTCGATAGGAAAGATAACATCATGATTAACAAGCAGAAGGAAGCTACCTTAGCAAGAAGCCCCACTCGTcggaaaaggaaaaagaaatgcaaGAAACATTGCCCACCTGTTGAGGGTCGGGTCCTCAGGAGTGCGACGATAAGTAAAAAACAAGAATTACACATAGAGTTGAAAAATAGGCAACtcaagaaagagaagaaaaataaaatgccaaaGGATCCATCTGGTCCTGAAGATCGCTTTCTAAAACTTAAGGTGATAACTTCACGCCAAAGTGAATCCCAAGCAGAAATCACCTCTTTGGTTCCTGAGTCTAGTGTGAAAGCTGTTACGTTTGTGCCACCACAGGCCACAGGACTGTTAAAACCTGCTGTTCATGAAAGTCCAGGCCCAGTAATCTCCTCCCAGCAGCCAGATAAAATGTCCAAAGAGGTGTCACAAACTTCTGATGAGATCTGCAGCCAACCATCTTTAGTGTCTTCCAGCAACCTAGCAGCTGCTAACACCACATTGACTGTGGACGAACCCCTCCCGCCTGTGGCTCCTGCAGCTCCAGAGCCAAAGCCCAAGTCCCTCAGTCTGGCCGAGTATAGACGGCTTCGGCTGCAGAAGAAGCCTGTTCCAGTTCAAAAACAAGGGGACAACAGCACCAAGTGGCCAAGCCTTCCGGAGCTCCCCAAAGAATTGCCCCCTATCCCCTGTTTGCCTCATCCCACTCCCAGGGATACTCGGTGGCCCACCTTCCAGGCTGGAAAGCAGGTGGTCGAGATCAAACCTGCCTGGCAACCCCGGGGACCCTGTGCCCCGCCCACGCCTGAGGCACTCTTGGTGCCACCTGCCTATATGGTCTCCTCAACCAACAAGACTGCTAATGCTGTTCCTACACAATCAAAAGAGGTATTGAATCCAAAGCCAAATGTGCCCCAAAAACCTTCAGCTGGTACTCCTGATTCTGTCAACACTCATGTCTCTAAATGCCAGCCAGTGCACCAACCAACAGACAAGTGTACTAAACTGTCAGAAGATGACACTGAAGTCACTATGAGGCCTCCACAGTTTGTCAAAACCACTGCACAGACAATTCAGTGCaactctgctgctgctgctgttccCATTCCCAGTCCAGTGGAGAAGACCCCAGTTTCCCAGAATGTGCCCAAGGTCATTCCTCACTCCACTCCTTCCTCAAATAATCACAGTACACCTGCAAAGGCCCCAACAATGAATCCCAAACCCTCTTCCGCTCCATCCGTTCTCCCCTTGACATCCTCAAGTCTTAAATCAGAACCTGTTGTGGTAAAACCAAAACCACAAGTCACCTCAACGGGAGCTCCAAAGGCAAAGAGTCCCACACAGGAGCTCATTGAGTCCTTCACTGCTGAGATGG GTATTGAGGCAGCTGATCTGACCAGCCTGTTGGAGCAGTTTGAGGAAACGCAAG CCAAAGAGCAACAAAGTGGACTGGAGGTCTGTGGTAGAGCAGCAGCTGTAGGAAACTCTAG CGCCAAATTTGCACATGAAAGAACTGTGGTGGAGCGTGTCAGAGCCAATGATCTCTCAAGCCCTGCAG CCACTCCTCCACACCAGATGTGGAAACCTCTGGCCCCCGTTGCCGTTCTTGGAAAGGCTAAGTCCTCGGAGTCCTCCAAAATGAACCCATCTAAGGCTATTCAGATAGAGGCCCGTCCGCTGACCTCAGCCAGATTCCACACTAAACCCACTGAAGCTGGCCCCTCTGTGCCGTACGAGGTGGTCTGCATGGATCATGATTACTGCGTCCCCAATAAACATGCTTCGACTGGAGAAGCAGGCAAACGCTGGAATGTCAAACAGAAGATCACAATTAAAGCCATCAAGCACCCTATTGCAACCACTACAGTGCCCCCGTGTGTGCAGGAGCTCACCTGCCAGTCAAACCCAAACACGCAAGCAGTTTTGGCACCTCCAGCAGTTTTGAATGATGACATTGATAGGATAGAGAAATCCTCCGTTCTGGAGACCCCAGAAGCTTCTCCAGCACGGCAGGAGAGCGAATCAACCGAAAGCGGTCTTAAGAAGAGGCCTTTTGAGAGGTCTTATCGCTGGCACGCAACCTCTCGCAGTCCGAGCCCCAAACAGAGGGGACGGAAACAAAGATCCCAAGGTTCCCCCTCAACGTCCAGCAGCTTTGAGTCTGATTCCCACTCATCTCGATCTCGGTCGGGATCCCGCTTGCCATCCAAGAAAAG GTTCCGTCATCGCCGCTCTCGCAGCAGATACAGCTCTTCATCTCGCTCCTCTTCAAGATCCTCTCTATCCCGCTCTCCTCCCAGGAGGAGAAAATACTCGTATTCCTCCTCTCACTCTGGTTCGTGGAGTCGTTCTCGATCAAGGTCTCAATCTCCCCAAAGACGAGCGTCATGGCGGAAAACCAGAAATCTTTACAG tCCTTCATACCGGAGTACAAATGGGTATGCTGCTGAGGATATGAAGTCTCGCAAAGACAAAGCTATA GAGGAGAGACGGGTTGTTTACATTGGTCGAATTCGAGGCACAATGACACAAAGGGAGCTCAGAGATCGTTTCTCCTACTTTGGCGAAGTGGAGGATTGTACTCTGCACTTTAGGGAACACGG GGACAACTATGGGTTTGTGACTTACTACGACACCAAAGATGCTTTCACGGCCATTGAAAACGGGAGCAAGTTGCGCAAGCCTGATGAGCTGCCATTTGATCTGTGCTTTGGTGGAAGGCGGCAGTTCTGCAAAACCACTTACGCTGACCTAG ATTCTAACAGAGAGTATGACCCACCAGCTGCAAAAGGCAAGATGAAGACTCTAGACTTCGACACTTTACTGAAGCAGGCTCAGCGAAGTCTGAAGAGGTAA